TTTTACGGCGGTCCGGAGCGCGGCGATATGAATCATGTCGGGCTGGTGGTTGGAAAATCGGCGGACGGCGGTCTGATTGTCGCACATTGTTCCTCCAGCCAGAACGGCGTGGTCGTGGGCGAGGCGTGGAGCTCCGGTTTCCGGTATGTGCGGACGGTGCCTGGTCTGCAGTAAACTTTTATCGAAATAATACATTATACTGATGCTTTTAAATCATGATTCTGGAGCGGGTTTTTTGTTGACAAACAAAAAGCCCGCTGTTATCATTTTTTCAGAACAAAGGCGTTCTTACAAAAGGGTGAAGAATGCCTTTTTCTGCTTTAAAGAAGAAGGAGTGGATTTAAGGATGGGATATACGAAACAGGATGTAATCAGAATGGTGCAGGAGGAGGACGTGGAGTTTATCCGCCTGCAGTTTACCGATATTTTCGGAACCTTTAAAAATATCGCGATTACGGCGAGCCAGCTTGAGCGGGCGCTGGACAATAAGTGTATGTTTGATGGCTCGTCGATTGAGGGCTTTGTGCGCATAGAGGAGTCGGATATGTACCTTCACCCCGACCTGGATACCTTTGTGATTTTTCCGTGGAGACCGCAGCAGGGAAAGGTGGCGCGGTTAATCTGTGATATTTACCGCCAGGACGGCACGATATTTGAGGGGGACCCGCGCTATGTGCTGAAGCGCGTTGTGAAAGAGGCGGAGGAAATGGGCTACCAGTTTGATGTGGGACCGGAGTGCGAGTTTTTCCTGTATCACACGGACGACAACGGACAGCCGACAACGATTACGCACGAGAAAGCTGGATATTTTGACCTCGGACCGGTTGACCTGGGAGAAAATGCGAGACGTGACATGGTGCTGACGCTGGAGACGATGGGCTTTGAGATTGAATCGTCTCATCACGAAATGGCGCCGGCGCAGCATGAAATAGATTTCCGCTATGACGACGCTCTGAAAACGGCGGACAACATTATGACCTTTAAGCTGACGGTGAAAACGATCGCAAAACGGCACGGTCTGCACGCAACCTTCATGCCGAAGCCGAAAACGGGCATCAACGGGTCTGGGATGCATATTAATATGTCTCTTTCCAGAGACGGAAAAAATATTTTTGCAGATCCGGACGACGAAGTGGGTCTGAGCAGGGAGGCTTATTATTTTATCGGCGGACTGATGAAGCA
This is a stretch of genomic DNA from Marvinbryantia formatexigens DSM 14469. It encodes these proteins:
- a CDS encoding C40 family peptidase; this encodes MTRGYGLDCSGFTLYCYYNGLGGSDAGIGGHTTSQWNASVMVDQINAQPGDLVFYGGPERGDMNHVGLVVGKSADGGLIVAHCSSSQNGVVVGEAWSSGFRYVRTVPGLQ
- the glnA gene encoding type I glutamate--ammonia ligase encodes the protein MGYTKQDVIRMVQEEDVEFIRLQFTDIFGTFKNIAITASQLERALDNKCMFDGSSIEGFVRIEESDMYLHPDLDTFVIFPWRPQQGKVARLICDIYRQDGTIFEGDPRYVLKRVVKEAEEMGYQFDVGPECEFFLYHTDDNGQPTTITHEKAGYFDLGPVDLGENARRDMVLTLETMGFEIESSHHEMAPAQHEIDFRYDDALKTADNIMTFKLTVKTIAKRHGLHATFMPKPKTGINGSGMHINMSLSRDGKNIFADPDDEVGLSREAYYFIGGLMKHIRCMTAITNPLVNSYKRLVPGFEAPVYVAWSAHNRSPLIRIPSIRTEGTRIELRCPDPSSNPYLVLAVCLAAGLDGIKNQIMPPAKVERNIFEMTDAERAELGIATLPENLLDAIEAMESDDFICQVLGKHITDNYCRAKRSEWAEYSRNVTEWELEQYLYRI